From the genome of Metarhizium brunneum chromosome 4, complete sequence, one region includes:
- the atf1 gene encoding Transcription factor atf1 — MGTSPGTESKSPKSSNNKTLRQGTVSDSKADPAAVKPDGASNAEAAKPLAPPPRPGQQPQGNNTPDYFSGQGGGSLSLEPNPFEQSFGGGGGPETPGGTKLPSVAALTSPSSLLPVNTPFTWGGGSLRTGPLSPAMLSGPANDYFSDAHHLRGGFPTPNESSLRSGLTPGGSGSMFPAPSPNSQALFAQLASGGATPSTIDFHRTAMSAAAAKREQGQPQTQSQQVTSQPADMPNGATPTVKAEPKQASGPFDPHDNDAANGLFMLAQGAQTRNGNQPSSQFPTSSAPSHAHPAPAPPQTSNTSPQMSTGNAASRGGSEGTNGSEEPEQAKPAAKGKGKKATAAASNGRRKADDTPAKAPPNKKSKGNAGAVNGMSPEVSDEEDDDMGDDPSSKTKMTDEEKRKNFLERNRVAALKCRQRKKQWLANLQNKVEMYSSENDALTSQITQLREEVVNLKTLLLAHKDCPVTQQQGLHGTFMSGVVEPFNAQMNPYGMAGPMPNQQVMAGQSIQRRFS, encoded by the exons GTACAGTCTCCGACTCCAAGGCCGACCCTGCCGCCGTGAAACCGGATGGTGCGTCTAATGCGGAAGCTGCTAAACCTCTCGCACCGCCGCCTCGACCCGGTCAACAACCACAAGGCAATAATACCCCCGACTACTtctctggccaaggtggcgGATCTCTCAGCCTGGAGCCCAATCCGTTCGAGCAGTCTTTCgggggtggtggtggcccaGAGACTCCAGGAGGCACAAAGCTTCCTTCAGTCGCTGCCTTGACCTCGCCATCTTCACTTCTGCCAGTTAATACGCCGTTCACCTGGGGAGGAGGCTCGCTGCGCACCGGTCCATTGAGTCCCGCAATGTTGTCGGGACCGGCCAACGATTATTTCAGTGACGCGCATCACTTGCGAGGCGGATTTCCAACGCCAAACGAGTCATCGTTGAGGTCAGGACTTACACCTGGAGGCAGCGGTTCCATGTTCCCGGCGCCAAGCCCCAACTCCCAAGCACTCTTCGCACAGCTTGCCAGTGGAGGCGCGACTCCAAGCACAATAGACTTTCATCGAACTGCTATGAGCGCGGCTGCTGCCAAGCGCGAGCAAGGACAGCCTCAAACACAATCGCAACAAGTGACATCACAACCAGCAGATATGCCAAACGGCGCGACGCCTACTGTTAAAGCAGAGCCGAAACAGGCATCCGGGCCTTTCGATCCTCACGACAACGATGCTGCCAACGGCCTCTTCATGCTTGCGCAAGGCGCACAAACCAGAAACGGGAACCAACCATCATCACAATTCCCTACATCTAGTGCGCCTAGTCACGCTCATCCTGCGCCAGCACCTCCTCAGACCTCCAACACATCGCCACAAATGTCGACCGGAAATGCTGCGTCAAGAGGTGGCAGCGAAGGCACCAATGGATCGGAAGAGCCGGAACAGGCCAAGCCTGCGGCCAAAGGAAAGGGTAAGAAAGCcactgctgctgcatctAACGGAAGAAGGAAAGCCGATGATACACCGGCCAAAGCTCCTCCCAACAAAAAGTCTAAGGGAAATGCTGGTGCAGTGAACGGGATGTCACCTGAGGTgtcggacgaggaggacgatgatATGGGAGACGATCCCAGTTCGAAGACAAAGATGACGGATGAAGAAAAGCGTAAGAATTTTCTCGAGCGTAATCG TGTCGCTGCCCTCAAATGTCGGCAGAGGAAAAAACAGTGGCTCGCCAATCTACAAAATAAAGTCGAAATGTACAGCAGTGAAAATGACGCGCTTACATCTCAAATCACTCAACTAAGAGAAGAAGTTGTGAACCTAAAAACTTTGTTATTGGCGCATAAAGACTGTCCAGTGACCCAGCAGCAGGGCCTGCACGGTACTTTTATGTCTGGGGTTGTTGAGCCTTTTAACGCCCAGATGAACCCTTATGGAATGGCCGGCCCGATGCCTAATCAGCAAGTCATGGCTGGTCAAAGCATCCAGCGCCGATTCTCATAG